The Muntiacus reevesi chromosome 15, mMunRee1.1, whole genome shotgun sequence region TAAAGAGGTTTTAAAGTTGGCTCTTTAGCCTCCCATAGTTTCAAAACCTGGCCAGTATCTTGAGGGAGAGACCAGTTTGTTTGTTTCGGCGCCCCTCCCTCTAAACCTCTGCCTTTCCAGCCCAGTCCCTGCCTGGTTGCCCACACCACTCCAGAATTCAGCGAATGTTCCATGGGGGAAACTGGCGTTGCATTTGGGGTTCTTCTAGGTGCCAATCCATAGCACAGTCCCTGTAAGCACCATTTCTTCCCCTGCTCCCCAACAGCACCTCTTAATGATGATCATCAGAGAGGTCCCAAATCAGCGAACATCTCAGGGAAGAGAATACTTGTGCATCATCAGTTAACCTTGGAGGGGCTTTCTCCTCCCTGAAATTTTAATTCATATGGTCTTTATTTCCTAACACTACTTGCCATTGCCTTTGAAAACTATTACCTTCCTCTGACTGTTTCCTCTTCATTGTTGCAATGGGTGTGGGGGCTGTGGGGACCTACCACATCCTACCCTGAAGCAGAAGTTCTTCAGTTCCACTTTTCACCACTTCTAATGGAGACACAGTTTGAATTTTCACTTAGTCACACTCTAACTCGATTTCCTCTTGTTTAAACAAGTATTAGGCCTTTCACCTTTCATCTCTTTGAAAGTAGCTATCAACGGCTTCTTGAACTTTCTTGAAAAACAGCCATTTTTACCTCAAAATTATTACTGCTTTGTCCTTTGGAGCTAAAAGTCTTCCTAGTTTCTGTTTTTCAGCTTGTTtatacttcttctttttttttggctgcactgcacaacatgcaggatcttagttcctcaaccagggattgaacccacttcagtagaagcacagagtcttaactgctggaccaccaggaaagtccctctttgTCCTTTTGACCTTCACTGTTGCTGCTAGAAAAGTTTCAGATAACCTTTTAGGTTTCAGGGGGACTTAAGGGAGGAAGTGAGGGCCCCTCATTGCTTGGTAAACTTGTCTTGAGAGATACGgagcattttctttctctccgGCCACTCCATCTGCTCTGGGTGGAACTCCAACTTTCCCGAcactctcctcttccctcctgtaTCTCATGTGACTGTGGGACACAGACTCAGGGTCTGTAAACATTTATAAGCTAatgatttcccttgtggctcagctggtaaagaatccacctgcaatgtgggagacctgggttcaatccctgggttgggaagatcccctggagaagggaaaggctacccactccagtattctggcctggagaattccatggactatatagtccatggggtcgcgaagagtcggacacgactgagcaacttccactttcactttcaagcctcAGCTGCCAGCCTTTACTTCCCTCTGAGCTTCCAGACTTACATGTCACACTTAGATCCCCACAGGCCCCTCAAATGCTCCTCCTAACGCCATCCTTCCCACAGCTCTGATCCTCTGCCTGGGCTTCTAATTCAGAAATAACACCTCCATCTGGTCTGAAGCCTGCACATGGCCCTggtctttctccctcttccccaaGTCTCATATCCAACAGCTACCAACCACACCGCGTCAGTTCCGCCCTGCGAACGCTGCccatcctcctccttccccatggCTATGGTACAGGCCCTCTGGTCCTCCTGAGACCTGCCCTCCAGAGGACTGCACATGCTGAGAGCACCTGATGAGCACAAATAAATGGGTTTATTATTTCTGCCTGGAAGAGGAAGCCCTGGAAGGAGCAGGGATGCAGGGCAGGCCAGGAGCTGCAGCCCTGCACGGCAGCATAGAATCCGGAGGCTGGAGTCCAGGACGATGAAGAGCTGTCCAGCGGAGTGAGCTGGAGCCCCGTTGAGGAGGTATGATCTTGCCCGCAGGGGCCGCTGGCTTGAGCAGTGGGGCCCAGCCTCACCGATGCCGCTTTCGGATACTCTGTAATTCCTGGTAGATGATGCTGAAGGTGGGCCGCTGCCCTGGCTCATAGGCCCAGCAGTGCTCCATGAGTCTGAACACAGCGTCAGGGCACAGCTCAGGGCAGGGCAGGCGGCCCCCTGTGAGGACAAGCACAGTGCACCAGGCATAAGGAGGGGGTCTGAGGGCCTCTGACAGCCCCTGGGGACATGCCAAGAGCCATGGGAGCTGCTTAAGCTGCAaagttctcctttttttttcttgcagcatTCTTAAGGAGCCCCCTGTTCTTTCCCAGAAACATAGAGATTCTAATCTCAAGTCACCGTGTGCTAGCGGTGTGACTCCTGTGAGATCTCAATTTCCTTCTGTAAAAAGGACCTTTTAATCCTGACCTCACATGTTATGAAGAGtaaatgaagggcttccctgatggctcaatggtaaagaatccgcctgccaatgcaggcgacacaggttcaatccctggtctgggaagatcccacgtgctgaagagcaactaagcctatgttcCACAACTActtagcctgtgctctagagcctgggagctgcagctactgaagcctgcgtgcctagagcctgtgctccacaacaagagaaaccaccacaacgagaagccccagcactgcaactacagagtagctcccgctcgctgcaactagagaaaagtccacacagctgcgaagacccagagcagccgaaaataattaaataaataaaaattttttaaaaagagtaaatgaaataaaggtATAGCCTGGCACATAACAGAGGTTCCCTGGATGGTACCTCAAGGATTGTCCTTACTGTGCCCCAGTGGGGAGGATAGACAGGAGACCTGGAAGAGTCCAGCTGGAGTGCCAGGAAGAGGGCCTGGCTCTGGGACTGCTGTCAGGCCACCGGGTTCCCTTACCCTTTTCCACGAACTCCCGGGTCTGCTGATTGCTGAGGTTGGGGTAGGGGGAGGCCCCCAGGCTGAAGGTCTCCCAGAGCAAGATGCCAAAGCTCCACACATCACTCTCGGAGGAGTAGCGGCCTGCGAGGAGGTGAGGCAGCGTGAGTGGGCCGCGCCCACGGGCCAGAGAGGGGCAGGTGGCGGCACCCGTGCCCGGCCTCGGGCCTTGCGGCCAGCGTGGATCAGGCCCAGGTACCGTAGTTAAGGGCCTCCGGTGCGGTCCACTTCACGGGGACTTGTCTGAGACCCCCGGAGGCCGCGTAGATCCCATCGGCTTCCTCCCGGGACATCCCGAAGTCACTGATCTTCAGGACGTTCTTCTCTGTCACCAGGCAGTTCCGAGCAGCCAGGTCCCTGGGCGAAGCAGGACACGGGGGTCATGTGGCCAATGTCTGTGTGGCACCCGCCAGCTGCCTGACCAGGGTGCGCTCAACACAGCCACGGGCCAGAGCTGCCCGTGAGATGATGCCTGGTCCCTTTAAGGCACACCCCACCTCTGGAGCTGGTGCCTGCTGgtgaaggggcaggggtggggaaggggtgttGGGATGGCCTGCTATGCCCATCCCTCACCCCCTCACCGGTGAATGCAGCACTTGCTCTCCAGGTACTCCATGCCCGCGGCTGCGTCCCCTACCATCTGCAGCAGTGTCTTCACCCGCAGGCGTGCTCCCTCCGTCCGAAGGAAGGTCAGGAAGTCGCCCCCTGGGAGTGGGCGGTGTTGGTGGGAGGTTCGAGATGGGAGAGACCTAGCCCGGCTGAGCGCCCCACCCCCAGAGGTCGGCCCCCCTGCTCACCCTGCACAAGTTCCATGACGATGTAGATGGGCTGTTTTTGGGTGCAGACGCCAATGAGACGCACGATGTTGGGGTGGCTGTACTGCTTCAGGATCCTGAGGGGTTGGGGGTGCTGCTTAGGCCTCggaccggggtggggggggtcttACACATTCGCCTCCCCAGCCCCAGGAGCCCCAAGGAAGGCCAGGTGGCCCAAGGGAGAACAGGGGACAAGAGCAGCTGACCAGGCCGTGTGACTTTGGGTGAGTCCCGAGCATGGACCCTGCCAAGCTACAGGGGACCAGGAGGATTAAACAACACAACAGAGTCAAGCCCTTCAGAGGTCAAATGTCCTGCCACGTGCCGGGGAACCTGTCGTCCGGGGGAGCTACAGTGATGGGTGTTGTATCACCCACCTCGCTTCCTGCAGAAACTTGGCCTTGAGGTCAGGGGGGAGCGTCTCGCGACAGGATTTCACCGCCACCAGGGTATTGTCTGCTCGTAGGCGTCCACTGAACACTTCTCCAAAGTTCCCCTGAAACAGTCTGGGGTTCCCAACTGTCTTCCCTGGACTGTGGGCCTCTCCTGCACCCAGGAGCACAGCCCACCCTGTCCCGACCCGCCTTGACTTAGTGCCCCCCGCACTGAGTCCTGCTCATTCCGGCTCTCAGTTCAGGGGGCCAAGCAGACGTGGGGGACAGGTTGAGAAAGTCACCTCTGATTGACTGCAGTCACTGAGACGTGACATGGAGGGTTCAAAAATCACTTCTGCTTGGGCTGGAAAAGCATTCTGAGTTTTAGGACAGTGCCTTCTTTCCTAAGAATCTATTGCATGTATttacattcatttatatttgtttctctatttatctttggccatgccatgcagcaggcaggatcttagttccccgatagGAATCAAACTcgtgccccctgctttgggagcatggagtcttcaccactggcccGCCAGGTCACAAGCTGGTATTTTATAGGTCACATGAATACAGCATGTCTCGCCTCcttgaggtggggggtggggtgggtgtgatGTGCGTGCATGTGAGGGGAGTAGGGTGCAGAGCTGGCAGCAGAAGCATCTCTGGGGAGTTGTCAGGGCAGGCACTTTCCCCTCAGTTTCTGGCAGGACGGTGTATGGCAGTGGATGGACAGTGGACAGGAGTCCAAGTTGGGAATCAGATTGAGGCACGGAGGCCAAAGAGCTCTGGAGGTGGGGTGCTGGTGTGACTCGGATGGACAGAAGCGATGCTGGGGGATGGAAAGGTAGGCGCCAAGCTGGCAGAGCACACTCAACTCACCCGCCCAATCTGCTCGCCCAGCACCAGGTCCTCGTGGCTGAGTGCCCACTTGTCCTGAGGAAGGGAGGAGGTTGGAGGGGTCAGAGGTCAGTTACAGGCTCACATGCTGAGCCCTATGATGGGCTGGACACCCCCCACTAACGCTGTGTCTTTCATTTCTTGGCATCTTGGTTTCTTGGTCTGTTAAACGGGGATTGGACTCAAGATCACACCTAGATGACTTGGGGACCAGGCAGGGGCACTGAGTGGGTGAGCACCAGCCTGGTGTATGAGGCCCAGGAAACGGGAGTGATCTTGATGTTTCAAGCCTAGCAGGAGGCTGGCTGGGCTCCctgtatgtattaatatgtatcctgtatgtgtgtgctaaagTCGCTTacattttgtctgactctttgcgattccgtGGATGGtacccccaccaggctcctatgtgcatggaattttctaggcaagaatacagggtgggttgctgtttccttcaccagggaatcttcccaatccagggattgaacctgctttgctcatgtctcctgaactggcaggtgggttcttcccagctagcgccacctggcaagcccacatatgtacatgtatttcTGGGGACCTGAAAAGCTCTCGATGTTAGGTTCCTCTGTGGGCCTAAACCCGCAGTCCCAGCCCCTGCCGCAGGCTCACCTTGGGCACAGCCCTGTTCAGGACGATGCCACTCTTCTTGGTGAGGGGCTGCTGGGAGCGCAGCAGGTGGTCGACAAGCAGGGGGATACTGGGAAAACCATCTCCTTCCAGTCGGTACAGGTTCTGCAGGGGCAGGGGGACCTGGGGTCAACAGCCTCcattgctgggggtgggggggtcactGAGccgtgggagaggagaggaaggaagagcagTGGGGAGAAAGGGCCTGCCTGGGGCGAGAGGCAGAGACCTGAGGGTGCACGACAAGCCTGCTCCCCCATCTTATGGGGGGATGCACACTGAAGGCTTAACCTCTTGGTTTTTGCAGGGactgggtggtctctgcagcccCTTTCAGCTCTGCCGGGGAGGCTTCTAAGACATAGCAGCTCCTTTCTACAGCCTCAAGGTCATTTCCTGctgaaggggagggaggggaggggaggagagggaagggaaggggaggctGGGGTCCACTCACATCAGCAGACTGGATAATGAAGTGTCGGGGCTGGCCGTCCCATAGCACTGACAGCACGTACTCCTGCTTGCCCTGGCTCTCCCGGACGAGGAAGTCCCCCGAATGTGTCAGGAGCTCAGCCACCTCTGTCCGCGGGATGGCCCCGTGGTACCACACCTGCTCATGCAGGGGTTTCTGCACCTCTGGAACGAGCTGCAGCGGCGGGGGGAGCTGGAAAGGCACAGAGGAGGAGCAAGGAGGGGTCGCTAGGCCAGCCAggtgggtggcggggggaggcgtctctgtctgtctgcctctcaCAAACCTTCTGTCCTCACAAACCGCCAAAGTGCCACAGAGCCGCCTGCAACCCTCGGAGCCAGCAATAAACTTGCCCAGGCTGGCCGATCTCAAACCAAGCTTTGCCTTGTCCACCAGGCCGCAGCCCGCGACCACTCCTGGAGCAGGGAGAGCCCTGGGGTGACCGTGCCACACAACGTGGGTGATGGAGAGAAAGGGGTGGGCAGGGGTGACGGGATCTGGAGTCCCAGGGAAGAGAGGGGCACCCCAGTAAAAGTGGCCTGGGAGAAGCCTCCAGTAAGTAACTCAGCTCCGGGACACAGTAGTAGGAGCGGCCTAGGGAGACATCCCTGAGAGCCCTGGCCTAGCCCACCCCTGAGGGAAGGGCGGAGGTGTGAATCCACTCACCGAGAACTTGGGACGGAAGATTCCGGAGATGTGGCTCTTGAGGATCTCCAGGGTGGGTGTCCTTCCCCCTTCTCGCTCCTGCTCCTGAGGCCAGGGACAGACGTCAGCGGGTGGCCGggcttggggagggagggggagggtgaaAATGAGGCGCGCAGCCcccagggggctgggggcaggcagggctggcGGCGCGGGAGCAGCCAGTGGGCGGCTCACCGAGGACGAGGTGGAGTGGCGGTCATCTTGCAGGAGCAAGACGGGCGGGGGCTCGCCGGGGCCCAGCCGATCCAGCTTGGCCTGCAGCAGCTCCTGCTGGGCCTGCAGCTTGGCCTGCCCACACAGCGCGACCTGCAGCCCCTGCAGCGCCTCCTGCAGTGCCTGCTTCTTGCCCAGCAGCTGCACCCTGCAGGCAGGGGCAGGCAGTgatggaggggagagaggggggcTCGGCTGAAGGCCAGGGGTGAGCCAGGCAGGCCGGACGGAGGGCATGGAGGACCAGGAGGCAGCTGTCAGCGGGCCCCACTCACCGCTCCCGGGGGTGGGTGGTCTGCTCCTCATTCCGGAGCTCTCGCTGCAGCTGAGTGACCGCCTCCTGCCGACTGAGCACGGTCTGGGTGGCCGCGGCCAGGTCGTCTGTCACCGAGGTCAGCCTGCGCCCGGAGGAAGGGCAGAGTGAGAGCTGCGCCCCTCGGCTGCCTCCCTGCCGAGCCGAGGAAGCCCAGTGGCTTGGCCGCAGCGCTGCATGGGCAGCGTctggccccccgcccccagcccccggcTGAGCCCCCACACACGTGTGCTGCACGCTCTCCACTGTCAGTTCGTTTAgctgcagctccccaggctccagTAGCTCAGTCTCCTCCAGCAGTGACTCGTCAAAGGTGACACAGGGTGGGATGTCAGGGGCGGACCTGTGGCAACAGTGCCCGTCAGTGCCCGACAGGCCAGCCGCCCAGCACCCGGCCCCCGTGAGGAGGGGCTTACCCGTACTGCTGCAGGAAGCCTTGATACTCGGCCTCTGGCTGGATGCGGGCCACCGCTGCGGCCATCTCCCGGTGAATGGTCACCACCTCATCTTGTACCAGGCTGCTAATCTCCAGGTACTCCTGTAgggtctccttcctgcccccaaaCCAGACCCCGGGTCAGGGAGGCCTCAGGCTGGACAAGGCTAGAAGCTTGGGGCCCATGGCACTGGATTTGGGCCCACTGTAGGGTCAGACTCTCCCCTCACCCATTATTGACCAGTCAAATGACCACAGGCAAGTAAGTCACTTAGCATCTCCCGGAAGTCATAACAAGGCCCCAGGGACAGCGTATGAGTGGAGTGTGTGGTGTGAGGAAGTGCTTGGGAAATGTGAGCTACAAATGTGTCTGCTCTGGGCAGTCAGGCCCACAGTGGGGCTCTGGGGGCTTTGATAACCCCCGAAGCGATCACTGTGCTGACCCCATATTGATACCTCCAGTCCCAACACCTCCCAGAGCTCCAGTGGTTCCATGTAACCATCCACCTACTCAACACGTCCCGGTGGACATCCCTTAGACACTCAGACTCCACCAGCTGAAAAATGAACTCCTCTGGCTGTCCCCTGAACCTGCTTCTCCCCTTGCCTTCTCCACGTGGCCTCTGCCTCCCAGGGGCTCCGGGCCAAGCCCCTGGAGCCTCCTTGACTGTTCTATCCACACCCTGCTTCCAGTCCATGAGGAAATTCCACTGGCTTCACTTTCAAAGTACTTCTGAGACCTGACCACTTCTCCCCTCCATTGCTACTGCCTGGGTCTAGTGGCCATAGTCTGTGGTCCAgctcactgcagtggctcctgTCTGGTCTAATCCTGTCTTGCCCCCTGAAGTCTGTTCTTAACTCAGCAGCCAGACTGACTTTATTAAGACGGCTCAGATCCGGCCACTCTTCTGGTCCACTCGGAGCCAGAGTGCTCACAATGGTCTGCCGGACCTTCTAT contains the following coding sequences:
- the FES gene encoding tyrosine-protein kinase Fes/Fps; translated protein: MGFSSELCSPQGHGAVQQMQEAELRLLEGMRKWMAQRVKSDREYAGLLHHMSLQDSGGQSRGIGPHSPISQSWTELTSQTEGLSRVLRQHAEDLNSGPLSKLSLLIRERQQLRKTYNEQWQQLQQELTKSHNQDIEKLKSQYRALARDSAQARRKYQEAGKDKDRDKAKDKYVRSLWKLFAHHNRYVLGVRAAQLHHQHHHQLMLPSLLQSLQDLHQEMACILKETLQEYLEISSLVQDEVVTIHREMAAAVARIQPEAEYQGFLQQYGSAPDIPPCVTFDESLLEETELLEPGELQLNELTVESVQHTLTSVTDDLAAATQTVLSRQEAVTQLQRELRNEEQTTHPRERVQLLGKKQALQEALQGLQVALCGQAKLQAQQELLQAKLDRLGPGEPPPVLLLQDDRHSTSSSEQEREGGRTPTLEILKSHISGIFRPKFSLPPPLQLVPEVQKPLHEQVWYHGAIPRTEVAELLTHSGDFLVRESQGKQEYVLSVLWDGQPRHFIIQSADNLYRLEGDGFPSIPLLVDHLLRSQQPLTKKSGIVLNRAVPKDKWALSHEDLVLGEQIGRGNFGEVFSGRLRADNTLVAVKSCRETLPPDLKAKFLQEARILKQYSHPNIVRLIGVCTQKQPIYIVMELVQGGDFLTFLRTEGARLRVKTLLQMVGDAAAGMEYLESKCCIHRDLAARNCLVTEKNVLKISDFGMSREEADGIYAASGGLRQVPVKWTAPEALNYGRYSSESDVWSFGILLWETFSLGASPYPNLSNQQTREFVEKGGRLPCPELCPDAVFRLMEHCWAYEPGQRPTFSIIYQELQSIRKRHR